Below is a genomic region from Herpetosiphonaceae bacterium.
GCCATTCCGCTGTATCTGCGAGAACGCGATTCAGCGGGATGGCTCATTGCGGTCTACGCTGCTGATCTCAATGCAAAAATGAGCCGATTCACGCCTTCGATGACCATGTAAGCGCTGCCGATCGGTAGCAGTGAACGTGCCGGTTGCCCCGATACCTGAGCTATGGTGCCGCCGCTGCAATCGCGGAACTCCCATAGATCAAAGGTCATTGTCACATCGTAGTATCTGCTAGAAGCAGGTTTTACAAAGTTCAACACTCCGGATAGCGAGTCCATGCCTGGCATCCCGAATCCGTGGGTGTGAGATCGCGGCGTGAGGCCACACGGCCTGACGAGTTTTTTTGAAACAGGAGTACATCATGACGCTTCGTTTTGCCCGCACACTGCTGTCTATTCTTGTCCTGGCCGTGGTCTTCGGTGCTCGCCCCGCTGCCGCCGTGCCACCTGCCCCGACGCCTCTCTCGCCGACGCACGGCGCAAACGTCCTCCTGCCGGTCACTATCGCCTGGTCCGCCGTCAGCGACCCCAGCGGAATCGTCGCCTACAACTGGGAGGTCAGCCCCTCGTCGAACTTCACGACAGTGATCCTCAGCGACTCTACCAGCGGCGAGACTCAGGATACCGTGAGCGGCCTCGCGAATGGCACGTATTTCTGGCGTGTTCAGGCCGTGAACGGCGCGTTCGTCCAGGGAGCGTGGTCCCAGGCGCGGAGCTTCAACGTTACCGGAGTAGGACCCAATGCGCCGGGCACGCCCAGCCTCGGCCCGACCGTGGGGTACTCGACCTTTCACCCGTGGGAATCCATCTCGTTCAATTGGAGCGCCGTTCAGAACGCCGCGACCTACGTCCTCCATGCCTCGACAGACCCGAACTTTCCGGTGGCTACGCGGATTCAGATTGATAACATCCCGACCAACAGCTATGGATTCGCCATCGCCGACGAAGGCAACTACTACGCGCGCGTCTTCGCCGTGAATGCGGACGGCATCGCCAGCGCGCCCTCGAACGTGATCACCTTCTCCGTCTTCTACAATAACCCGGTCCCGCCGCCGCCGTCACCTGTCGCGCCAGCGAATGGCACGACGCTTACGCTGCCAGTCACGCTCACATGGACCCACGTGCTCAATCCGCAGCCCAGCGGATACGAGGTGGAGATCGCCAAAGACTCCCGGTTCGCGACGATCGAGGAGCACATTCCGCAGCTCAATGGTCCGTCCCGAACGGTATTGTCGCTCACGTCGGGGACCAAGTTCTGGCGGGTGCGCTCACACCACGGAGCCGCCTCGCCCACCACCTCCGCCGTCACTGCGTGGTCGGCTACCGGCACATTCACGGTGAGCGCCGCCCCTCCGACGCCTGTTTCGGTGACGCTGACCAACGACCCGCTGTATGGCGGCGATTCCACCTGGGTTGCGGTGCAGCTAACGACGGCGGCTCCTTCGGGCGGTGCGACGATTAGCATGACTAGCTCAAATCCGAATGTGGCACCTGTGCCAGCGACGATCGCGATGCCGGGCAACACGGCCTGGACGCAGTTCATGATGGACACCAGGCCGGTAACGTCGCCGACGCCAGTCACGCTTACCGCGACGCTCAACGGCGCCTCCGCCTCCGTCCAGCTCACTCTGCTCCCAGCATCCTTGAAGTCGATCTCGACGCCCAGCACGACCACCGGCGGCACGCCGGTAGACGCAATCATTATGCTGCATGGCACGGCTCCACCAAACGGAGCCGTGGTGCGCCTCACAAGCGACTCGCCCGCCGCCCGACCGCCCGCCGAGGTAATCATCCCATCGGGCAGCCCCTCGGCATCGGTCCTCATTCCCACCAGCGCCGTCACGACGAATACCCCGGTCACGATCACCGCGAGCTACAACGGCGGCAGCGTCCAGTCGCGGGTCACGTTGACGCCACAGCAGCCGCCTACGTCGCTGACGCTGGACCCGACCGTGACGATTGGAACAGGCGGCAGCTCCTCAGGGCTTGTCACCGTCGCGTCGCCTCCGCCCACGGATCTGCTCCTGCCGATCACCAGCAGCCACCCGGCAATCACCAGGATCAACACCAGCGTCATGATTCCCGCCGGTACGACGCGCGGCAGCTTCAATATCTTCACGAGCGCCGTCACCGAGTCGACCGTCGTCACCATCTCGGTTTCCGGCGCTGGCGTGACAAAATCGGCTACACTGACGGTGAATCCCGATCTACAGCCGACGCCGACGCCGACAGGCCCGCTGCCTGCGCCAAGCCTCGTCAGCCCCGCAAACGACGCCCGCTTCTCGCCCGGCCAGGCGATCACCTTCGACTGGGCCGATGTGAGCGGTGCCGCGAGCTATACTATCCAGATCGACGATGACCAGTTGTTCTCCTCACCGCAGGTTGTGAGCCAGAGCACGACGGCCTCGCAGTTCACTACCAGCACGCTTCCCAGCCGACGCATGTGGTGGCGGGTGCGCGCCAATGATTCCGCTGGCACGCCCGGCATCTGGTCCGCGATCCGACGCTTCGAGGTGAAGAACTAGCATCAGGCTGCCGTCGAGCATACCGCTCTGTTCCACCCGGCATCGTGTCCATCCTGCTTCACGGTATGTCCCAGCACGAAGCCGCCCGGTCATCATCTACCAGGCGGCTTCGATAACTTGATGAGCCGTCATGCTAGCTGTCGGCTTGCTCAATTCGGCCCGGCTGCCCGGCATGCGACTCGCGCCCGACCACGGGCTGCGCTATCGACCATCATTCACGCGGCGGGGCCTTGAGCATCTTCTGGTAACGTGGGTATAGCCCAAGGATTGAAGGGCTGCTACCGGAGCGGAGGGCTGGCGAGTTGCGCCAGCTCAAGCGCCTGCTCCGGGAACCATGCCCCCGCGTCCGGGTCTACCCGGCCCCAGACCGGGTCTACTACGTCGCCGCTCCCCAGGCCACGGCTGCACCGACCATCCGACTCGCCCGGCACCTTGATCCACAGATAGGCGTCCACGAGCGGATGATCGGTAGCTGCCGTCGGACGAATCCCCAGCCCACGATCCGGAGGATTGCACCACGTCTGCGGGTCCGGGAAGGACTGTGTCGGCGTCCACGGCCCCTGACCGTTGCGGCTGGTATCGATGACAAAGTGCGTGGTCGGCTCGACACCGCCGAGGATCAGGTCGTAGCGCGAGCTGATGCCAGCGGTGTTGGCGTACGGTGAATCAGCGTCATCGCTCCAGATCAGGGCCGGGTCGAGCGCCACACCCTGCCAGTTATTGGCCGGACCACCGCTCCAGTACTGGTTGCCGCACGCACCGAAGCCGGTCGGGTTCACCTGCGTGACGTAGGCGATGCAGGAGGAGATCCACGTGCCGTACGCGACCAGATTCTCCGTCCACTGGTAGTTGGACACATTGAGGAAGAAGCCGTCGGCGTCCTGCACGCCAGCCTTCAGCAGCCGGTCCGTGATGTCCCCGACATTCAACCACCCGCTGTGGGTGGCGTCCAGATAGACATGCGTGTTGGGCAGCGCGCCGAGCACGTCCACCGCGTAGTTCAGCATCGCGAAGCGATCGGCTGCGGCGGTCTGCGAGTCGGCCTCGGCTGGCTGGCACCACTCCCGCACGCCATCGATCGTGGTGTACCACGGAATGATTCCGAGGCCGTCGGGCTCAAGGATAATGATCGCCTCACGGCCCTCGATGCCGCGCGCGACGCCGTCGATCCAGGCTGTGTACTCCGCAACCGAGGTCGCGCCACCAGCGGAGTACTGGGCACAGTCACGGAATGGGATGTTGTAGAGCACCAGGACCGGGATCGCCTGCTTGCCGGCGGCCTGGTAGGTGATCTGGCGGACCTGCTGCTCCGCCTGCTTGGCGGAGCCGCTCGTCACCCAGACCGCCGTAGGCGTGCTGATCATCGCGCGGATACGCTCCGCGTCGGCCCTGCGACCCTGCGACGTCAGCTCCGCAACTTGCGCGACCGCGTCGTGATTCGGCTTCGGGGTATAGAACTGGGTGTTCGGATCGAAGCTCAGGCGCGGACCCGTCTTCAATCCTGCCGAAGCGAACGCCGACGTCGTTGAGACGATGAGTGCCGTCAGAAGCGCACTCACCAGCAGCATGTGTCTCAGCGTTGAGCGATGTGCCATGTCCGTCCCTTTCGTCTGTCCAGTCTTGTGCAGGCGAATGTACCTGCAAGCGTTTCTCCGCACGATCCGGCGCAGGATGGCGTTCGTGTGGCGTACCATCGCCACAGAAGTCGGGCCACGCTGCCCTATTCATTAACACTATTGAGACGTTTGCGCGGAATCTTACCTAAGAGTGGGCAGCGCGTCAATCCCGTTTCTGCACGCGCTGACCAGCGCCTCAGCCTCAGGATGCCGCCGATCCGCGCTACTCCGGCGACACAAAGATCCAGATACGGTACACTTCGAGATCGACCGGCGCGAACGTGGTGCCGCTCTTGATGTCGTTGGAGGAAACTGATCGTGAGCTGTATCAAAAATTCATCGCCAACTACGGCAACTACGAGCCGATCTTCGATGTTGGCGCGCTGTACGACAAGCTCAGCCCCATCTCGGAGGAGTTCGACCTGTTCAAGCTCCAGGTGATCCTCAGCGACGACGAGCGCGGCTGGTTCCTGCGCATCCGCTCCAAGACCGGCGTGATCGCGGAGCCGGTTCTGGCGCAGCTTGGCGAGCATCTGATCCGGTTTTTATCGGCTGGCTTTGCCGATCCCAACCTGCCGCTCAAGGATATTGCGCTGCTTGCACCCGACGAGATCGAACGCCTCCGAGCATGTGGTCGCGGCAGCCAGCGAGCAGCGCCCGCGCAGATCGTCGAGCAGATCCGCGATCATGCGCTGCACTCCGGCGAGCGTCCGGCGGTGGTCTGGCGCGAGCAGCAGCTTAGCTACGCCGAGCTTGAAGGGCAGTCGAACCAGTTCGCGCGGATGCTGGCTGCGGCGGACGTGCAGCCCGAGGCGCGTGTGATGCTGATCATGCCGAAATCGCTGGATGTGCCGGTATGCGTGCTGGGCGCCTGGAAGGCCGGAGCCGTCTACGTGCCGGTCGCGCCCGAACTTCCCGCCGAGCGGCTGCTGGCGCTGATCGAGGATTGCGATCCTGACTATCTTGTCGTCGGGCAGGATGTGCTCGAAAAGCTGTCGTTTAAAACGCTGGCGGAGCACGCACGATCGGCGCAGGCTCCTCGCCCGGTGGTGCTGGCCGACGATCTGGAGTACCTCTACACCGAAGAAAGCGCGGATGCTGTTTGCGCGCCGCTGGATCAGCACAGCCTGGCTTACATTATGTACACCTCAGGCACAACCGGCACCTTCAAGGGCGTGTCGATCAGCCACGGCAGCCTGAGCAACGTGCTCCAATGGTTCCGCGAGGCATATCGGCTTGGCGCGCACACGCGGCTGTTGCAGCTCACGCCGCTGACCTTCGATCCGAGCCTTGAGCAGTTGATCGGAGCGCTGGCAGCGGGCGGGCAGGTCCACCTGGCTAGCTCCTCCGAGCTAGCCGCTCCTGAGGCGCTTGCAGAGCGGATCGAGCAGCAGGCGATTGGGCAGCTCAACGCGACGCCGACGGTCATTGAGGATTTGCTGGCGAGCCGCGAGAAAATTCCGAGCCTCGAAACAGTGATCGCCGGCGGCGACAGCCTGAGCGATGAGCTGAAGGCGACGATCCTTGGCAAAGGCTACCGGCTGTATAACCACTACGGTCCCACGGAATGCACGATCGATGTGGCGGCGGGCGGGTGCCACCTTGAGCAGCCGGTGACGATTGGCCGACCGATCGACAATACCCGGATCTCGATTCTGAATGCCGACTTGCAGCCACAGCCGATTGGCGTAGCCGGAGAAATCTACGTCGGAGGCCGAGGGCTGGCGCGCGGCTACTGGCGCGATGCCGCGCTCACGGCAGAGCGGTTCGTGCCCGATCCGTTCGGCGAGGGCGAGCGCCTGTACCGCACGGGCGATGTGGCGAGCTGGACGCCGGAAGGCGAGATCGTGTTTGGCGGTCGGAGCAGCACGCTGGTCAAAGTGCGCGGCGTGCGGATCAATCCCGCCGAGATCGAGCGCGTGCTCAGCGGCGATCCACGGATCAAAGAGGTTGCCGTCGCAGCCTACCACAACGCGATCGGCGAGGAAAGCCTGTGTCTCTTTGTCGGCGGCTCGGACTACAGCGAGAGCGAGATCACGGATCTGCTGCTTCAGCGCCTACCGCACTATTTCGTGCCGTCGCGCACGGTGCTGGTCGAGCGGCTGCCACGGCTCGATAGCGGCAAAGTCGACAACACGCAGCTTCGAGCGCTGGCGTCGCAGCTTACAGTCAGGGCGGCGTACCGGGCACCCGAAACCGAAACCGAGCAGATCATCGCCGCGATCTGGGCCGACGTGCTGAACGTCGAGCAAGTCGGGATCGACACCGACTTCTTCGCGCTCGGCGGTCACTCGCTCATGGCAACCAGGGTCATCTACCGCATCTACGAGGAGTTCGGCATCGACATCAACCTGCGCACCTTTTTTGAATCGAGAACCGTCGCGCAACTGGCGACCGTCGTGGAAGAGCAGCTTTTGCTGACGATGGAGCCAGAAGACCTGGCAAGCATCGATCAGGAATCCGGCGCAGCTCAGGACGAGACGCCCGCGTCATGATCAAAGCGCGATCGAATCGTAGGGACGCGCTGCCCACACCCTGGGACGTATGCAGCCCCTACCGACGTGTTCCGAATATCGACTATCTACAAGGGAGAGCACGTGATCGATTCATCCAAGCTAGAGCATGATCTTCAAGCGCAGATGCAGGCGGGCAAGGTTCCCGGCCTCGCGCTGGCAATCTTCAACGATCGAGAGGTTCTTTACGCCAACGGCTTCGGCGTTACCAGCAGCGAGGATGGCGCTGCTCCGGTGACACCACAGACCTTGTTTCGGATCGGATCGACGACCAAGCCGCTCACGGCCACGGCGATTATGCGGCTGGTCGAGCGTGGACAGCTTGATCTCGATCTGCCGATGACGACCTACCTGCCCTGGCTGGCGGAGCAACTGCCGGAGAGCGCGACAATATAGGCCATCAGGTCCGCGATCGTGTCCCGGCGCCCGGCGTCGGTGACGTTGCCCAGCGGCAGATAGGCCATATCGTCGGCGGCATTGATAGCCGCCTCGATCTCAGCCGTCGTGGGCGCGCTCCCGCAGTAGAACGCATGGCGCAGCGGCTCGCCAAGCGGAGCGCCATACGCCAGCGCGAAGTGATAGGCCGCACCCATGGGCGTTCCGGCATCGCCGGGCGTGGGCGGCACCCACAGATGCAGCCGCGTCCCCTTCCGACCAACGTAGCGCTCGTAGTAGGCCTCATCGAAATGCTCAAGCAGACGCATGTTGGCAAGACAATTCAGCGCAGTGCCGCCGGTCAGCACCAGCTTGCTGCTTCCGATCGTGCGGATCAGGTACTCGACGATATGAAAGAGCACGTCCTCGAACAAGAGATGCATTGCCGCCGCCTTGTCCACGCGCTCGCGGGTAATCTCGGCGTGCTGAATATCCTCGACGTTGAGCACGGCATCTGGATTCCACATCTGATCGGGCGGGATCGCCGGGCCGAGGATCTCGGTCAGCGCGGCGGTGTACGGCTCGGCGTGATCGTGATGCCAGTTAGCCAGCGCGCGATTGAGATAGACCTGCCCATCGTTGCCGAAGTACATAAGCTGCCGCAACTGGCGATAGTATGGATTGGTCAGGCGATCGGTGTTGCCCCAGGCCGCCGCGCCCATGTAGCGCCCTTCGCTGCTGAGCTGGGTCCAGCCGCCCTGCGTCGAGCTGATAAAGCTATACAGCAGGCCCAGCGAGTCGTACTGGCTTTTGTTGTCGCGGATCAGCGTGAGATGGCCCTGCCGCGCGACATACAGCGAGATCGAGTTATCTTCGCCGCTGCCGTCGATCACCGTGATCAGCACCGGCTCGTCGCTGTTGGCGAAGGGCGAGACGGCGTAGGAGAAGTAGGCGTGGTTGCCGTGGTGGCGCATGCCGATGATCGGAAACGGCCTCTGGAGGCCGAGCTGCCGACCCAGTCGCTCGGCGGCCTGGGTATAGCCTTCGCCCAGCGGCACTTGCGCCGCCTCAGGCTGCGGCGCGGGAGCGGTATCCTGCTTGCTGGCGCGGCCTCGCAGCAGCCCGCGCAGCCGAGCTTTGATCGCGTGGGTAATATCGAGATGGCGAAGCTGGCGCAGCGTCCCCGGCAGCTCCTCGACGATCACGCGCGGCGAGTAAAATTGCACAAAGTCGAAGTTGGCGAGGCAGGCATGGAGATCGTCGGCGCCGATGCCACGCTCGGCCATCTGGGCCTTGAGCGCCTCGATCGCCTGCTCCGGGAACCGATCGCAGTGCTTGTGGCCGACGTAGCGCTCTTCTTCGTTATTACAGATCAGCCGCACGCCGCGCTCCCGCGACACCTCGACCAGCGCAGCGCCGGTGTTATGCGTGCGAATGCCGATCCCAAGCAAATACACTGTCTCGCCGCGCTGGAGCTTCTGATGCATCAGCATGGCACGCTGGTGGGCGTAGGCGCTGTCGGCGGTGTAAAAATGCTTCTTCGCGCTAAAGGCTTTCCATACCGGCAAGTACAACCGCTCAGAGATGTTGCCAAGCAATGGATGAGCCGGGCCATATACGCCAAACGTCCGTGCCATCTGGACTGTCCTCCCGACAGAGCTTCTTTCGCTTACCGCAGCTATGACCAGCCGATCGGATTGGCAAGGCCCTTCGACAAGCAGGGTTGGATCGCAGCGACATAGCGGCTGATCGCGGCGAGGCTAAGATTCCGCGCAGCCACAAAGACACGTTGATTCTGCACCAGGCCCGAATTTAGCACAATCGCCCATCCCGGCTTGCCTGCACCTGCCAAGGTCATCGAACGCCAGGCAGGACTTCTGATGCTTGACAGTGCTGCACAGCAACCTTACCATATTTTTATGTTTTGACCGAGCCACCCGACCACGAAGATCCCCAAGCCCGCCGAAGTTCTATGGAGGCATGCTTGCAGGTCCGTTCCGCCTTGCAGTTCGATAACGACCGAGAATTAAAGAACACAGGACCGGAGAGCTGGTGCCTTTCCCCACGATTCCCGATCTGATGTAGAATCGAGCGGTCTTTAATTCTGTACCCAGGAAACGAGCATGGACCATCAGTTAGCACAGCAGACGATTCTGATCGCCAGCTATCTGGAACCTGAGCATATCGAGCGCATTCGGGGCGTCGATGCGCGGCTGCATGTGATCTACGAGCCTGATCTGCTCAGGCCGCCGCGCTTCCCCAACGATCATATCGGGCAGCCGATCCAGCGCACGCCGCAGCAGGAGCGCCGCTGGCGCGATCTGCTGGGCCAGGCGGATATTCTCTTCGATTTCGATCATACCCACCTTGACGATCTGCCGGAGCTTGCGCCCAGGCTGCGCTGGATTCAAGCGACTAGCGCCGGGATCGGCCAGCTCGTCAAAAGGCTGGACTATCCCAGCCGCCTGCCGAACACGGTGCTGACCACCGCGAGCGGTGTTCATGCCCAGCCGCTGGCCGAGTTCTGCCTGATGGCGATGCTGATGTTCAGCAAGGATCTGCTGCGCACGCTCCGCGACCAGGCTCGCAAGCATTGGAGCCAATACTCCGTGGCGGATCTCGAAGGCCGCACGCTGCTGATCGTCGGCGTGGGCAAGATTGGGCGGGAGCTGGCGCGGCTAGGCCAGGCGCTGCGCATGAACGTGATCGGCATCAAGCGCTCGGTCGACGGTGTTGATCCGGCGACGCTGTTTCTCGATCAGGTGTACGGGCCGGAAAGCCTCCATCAGCTCTTGCCGCAGGCCGAGTATCTGGTGCTGATCACGCCGCACACGCCGCAGACCGAGCAGCTGATCGGCGAGGCTGAGCTGGCGCGTTTGCCGCGCGGCGCGATGTTGATCAATATCGGTCGCGGCGCGCTCGTGGACGAGCCCGCATTAATCGCCGCGCTGCGATCGGAGCATCTGGGCGGCGCCGCGCTTGATGTGTTTGCCGAGGAGCCGCTTCCCCAAAGCAGCCCGCTCTGGGATCTGCCCAACGTGCTGGTCAGCCCGCACTCAGGCGGCACCAGCGATCGGGAAAATGAGCGGATCGTGGATCTTTTCTGCGACAATCTGGCCCGCTGGCTGGCCGGTGAGCCGCTGCGCAACGTGTTCAATCCCCAGACGCTCTATTGATGAATCACGCCCTTACGGCGTCACCTGAATGTCGTTCGCCCGCACATCGTCGCGACTCACCGGCTCGGCCATGCCGACGACAACCTTGCGCGATCCCACAAATGGCGCGCGACCATGCGCCACCAGCATATTGTCAAGCATCAAAATATCTCCGCGCTGCCAGGGGAAGGACACCGTTTCCTGATGGTAGGCTTCCCGCAGGGCCTCAACCACCTCCGGCTCGATCGGAGTTCCATCGCCATAGTAGCTATTGGCTGGCAGATCTTCTTCGCTAAACTCCGCCAGCATCGCGTCGCGCACCATCGGGCTGAGCGTGGTGACATGGAAAAACGTCGCGTGGTTGAACCAGACCAGCTCGCCGCTCTGCGGATGGCGCAGCACGGCCTCGCGAATAGCGCGGGTCCGTAAGCGATCACCCTCGCGCCAGGTTGCCTCGATCTGGTGCTGGCGGCAGTACTCCTCGACCGCAGCCTTATCCTCGGTCTGAAACACCGTCTGCCAGGGCAAGCCGATGCCCTGCCCAAAGTTGCGCACATACATCCAGCCCTTGCGCGCAAAGCGCGCGCGAATCGCGGGATCGATCCGCTGATAGACCTTGCGCACATCGGCGATCGGCGTCTCGCCGCCCTGCTCGGCAGCCGTGACACAGAAGAAAAAGATTTTCAAAGGCCAGGTATGCTGGTAGGAGTTCTCGTTGTGGAGAAAAATCGGCTGATCGGCGGGGTAGTCGGTGGATATGTAAATATTGCCGCTGACCTGGCTGCGCGGCGATGAGCGCTCGCGATATTCAAGCAAATTTCCCGATGTCGCCCTCACAAACTGCTCGAAGTCCGCGATCTCAGGCACCGCAAAATCACGGAAGAGCAGGCCGCCGTGCGTCAGCAGATGAGCTTGAATCTCCTCGCGATGCGCTGCGGCCCAATCGATCAGATTCACCCCGTCGATCGTCGGCTGAACCAGGAGCGGCAGGCTGCTGCCGGGCAGGAGCGGAGCAACCTTGACCAGCTCTGCCTGCGCTATGTTCACCGCTTTGCGCTGGATCGATCCCGGCTTCTTTGGTCCCGGCTTCGCCGGGTCTGAGTTCGCCATCGTTCGGCCCCCTTGTCGCTCTCGAACATCAAACGCTGCGGGCGGATCGTGATTGTACCGTATGGTGAAAAACATGCAGCATGCCCGGTCATGTTGCCGACGATACGCGATAGCGGCGGGCTGCACCACCCGCCGTCACCAGCACGGGCGGTCCACCGTCCTCGGCTGGCTCAAACTCGATCAGGCCGCGCGGGCTGATAAAGCTGGTCGCCGTGAGCGGCGTGCAGACCACCTCATCGCCCCACCACTGCATATGCAACCGATCGTCGGCGATGCGAATCTTGATCGGCGTCGGGTCGATCTCCCAGACGGCATACGCGCCGGTATAGGCCGCCCACGCGCCGACATCCGGCACGAACGAGTGGTCACGCGCGAAGCGGCGGTACGGCTCGCTATCGATCATCACGTACTGCACCGGACCTGACGCTTCGGCAACAAAGCCAACGTAGGTCGAGCCGGTATGGTACAGGCCGCCCTCCACGGCGGTCAGCGGCATCGTCTCGCCGTTGAGCTCGAGCATAAGCTGATCGTCGACGATCTCGATCGTCGCGAGGCCGGAGTGGACGCTGAGATACGTGCCGACATAGCGCGGCCACGCCGATCGGTCGGGCGCGACCGCCGCTGGCTGGAAGCGGGCGGCTGGCAGATCGAGCAGCTCGTTGTAGAGCGCTCCGACCAGGCTGCCCATGTCGGAGCCGTCCTCGTAGTTGCATTGCAGAATAACGGCAAGCTCGCGCTGAGGAAAGAGCGTCAGCAGACAGTTGTAGCTTTCCAGCATGCCGCCGTGGGTGACATGCCGCACACCCTTGTAGTGGCCGGTGTAGAAGCCCAGTCCATACCCCGCCTCATAGCCGAGTCGGTAGCGGCTTGCCTGGGGCGTATGCATCAGGGCGACCGACTCGGGTGTGAGGAGCGCGGTATCTTGGAACCGGCCCTGGTTGAGATGCATGATCGCAAAGTTGGCAAGATCGAGCGTTGAGCTGATGCCAAAGCCCGCCGGATTGCCGCTCACGTTGTCGGTAAAATGATGCCTGGTACGCAGCACGCCATGCGCATCGACTTCATGCGCCAGCGCCAGCGGATAGGTCATCGCAACGGTACGGTCGAAGGTGCTGCGGCGCATCCGGAGCGGCTCGAAGATCAACTCCTGCACTAGCTGATCGTAGTATCTTCCCGTCACCACCTCGGCCAGATACCCCGCCAGGACGATGACCGTGTTGTTGTACAGATGGACCTTGCCCGGCTCCGCGATGAACTGATAGCGCGGGATCTCGTCCCACACAAAGCGCCGCAGCGCATCCGGGTCGCGCGGGCCAAAGTCCTTGCCTGCGGCTGGCAGGCCCGTGCTATGGCTCAAGACATGCCGGAGCGTAACCGCCTGGCCGAGCTTGGGATCGCTGAAGGCAAAGCCCGGCAGGTAGCTGATCACCGGCTCGTCCAGATCGAGCTTGCCCTGCTCGACCAGACGCATCACCAGCGTGCCGGTCAACGATTTGCTGATCGAGCCGATACAAAACAGCGTATCGGGCGTTACCGCGATGCCGCCATCTTCGACGCTGGTGGTGCCGAAGCCACGCGCATAGGTAATGTCGCCGCCCTGCACCAGCGCCAGCGCCAGGCCGACATAGCGCCGCTCCTGGACCGCCTGCTGGACACGTTGTTCGAGCCGGTAGAGATTCAACATCGCAGTGCTCCCGCAAAAGTCGTGTGACGAAGGCATCCTCGTGGGTGCGCCATACGATACCATGAGATCGCGCCGTACACCGCCCGCAGATTGTCCCGTATGAGAGGGTACTCGTGGGGATTTACGGCAAAGGCCGGTTGGTTTATAATCATTTACCCGCGCTGTGTTCGCCACAGGTCCGACACGTTGAGCTACCCCACAGCTGCCTGACCAAAGCGGTAGCATCCGAAGAGAGCCGCACAACCAGCGCTTCAGGAGATCAGTCATGGCATTGGTGTATCGCATTGCGGACCTGACCAAAACATATAAAGGCGCACAGCATCCGGCCAACGATCGGATCAGCCTTGATATTCACGCAGGCGAGATCTTTGGCCTGCTCGGACC
It encodes:
- a CDS encoding glycoside hydrolase family 6 protein, whose amino-acid sequence is MAHRSTLRHMLLVSALLTALIVSTTSAFASAGLKTGPRLSFDPNTQFYTPKPNHDAVAQVAELTSQGRRADAERIRAMISTPTAVWVTSGSAKQAEQQVRQITYQAAGKQAIPVLVLYNIPFRDCAQYSAGGATSVAEYTAWIDGVARGIEGREAIIILEPDGLGIIPWYTTIDGVREWCQPAEADSQTAAADRFAMLNYAVDVLGALPNTHVYLDATHSGWLNVGDITDRLLKAGVQDADGFFLNVSNYQWTENLVAYGTWISSCIAYVTQVNPTGFGACGNQYWSGGPANNWQGVALDPALIWSDDADSPYANTAGISSRYDLILGGVEPTTHFVIDTSRNGQGPWTPTQSFPDPQTWCNPPDRGLGIRPTAATDHPLVDAYLWIKVPGESDGRCSRGLGSGDVVDPVWGRVDPDAGAWFPEQALELAQLASPPLR
- a CDS encoding serine hydrolase domain-containing protein encodes the protein MIDSSKLEHDLQAQMQAGKVPGLALAIFNDREVLYANGFGVTSSEDGAAPVTPQTLFRIGSTTKPLTATAIMRLVERGQLDLDLPMTTYLPWLAEQLPESATI
- a CDS encoding carbamoyltransferase N-terminal domain-containing protein yields the protein MARTFGVYGPAHPLLGNISERLYLPVWKAFSAKKHFYTADSAYAHQRAMLMHQKLQRGETVYLLGIGIRTHNTGAALVEVSRERGVRLICNNEEERYVGHKHCDRFPEQAIEALKAQMAERGIGADDLHACLANFDFVQFYSPRVIVEELPGTLRQLRHLDITHAIKARLRGLLRGRASKQDTAPAPQPEAAQVPLGEGYTQAAERLGRQLGLQRPFPIIGMRHHGNHAYFSYAVSPFANSDEPVLITVIDGSGEDNSISLYVARQGHLTLIRDNKSQYDSLGLLYSFISSTQGGWTQLSSEGRYMGAAAWGNTDRLTNPYYRQLRQLMYFGNDGQVYLNRALANWHHDHAEPYTAALTEILGPAIPPDQMWNPDAVLNVEDIQHAEITRERVDKAAAMHLLFEDVLFHIVEYLIRTIGSSKLVLTGGTALNCLANMRLLEHFDEAYYERYVGRKGTRLHLWVPPTPGDAGTPMGAAYHFALAYGAPLGEPLRHAFYCGSAPTTAEIEAAINAADDMAYLPLGNVTDAGRRDTIADLMAYIVALSGSCSASQGR
- a CDS encoding non-ribosomal peptide synthetase; its protein translation is MSLEETDRELYQKFIANYGNYEPIFDVGALYDKLSPISEEFDLFKLQVILSDDERGWFLRIRSKTGVIAEPVLAQLGEHLIRFLSAGFADPNLPLKDIALLAPDEIERLRACGRGSQRAAPAQIVEQIRDHALHSGERPAVVWREQQLSYAELEGQSNQFARMLAAADVQPEARVMLIMPKSLDVPVCVLGAWKAGAVYVPVAPELPAERLLALIEDCDPDYLVVGQDVLEKLSFKTLAEHARSAQAPRPVVLADDLEYLYTEESADAVCAPLDQHSLAYIMYTSGTTGTFKGVSISHGSLSNVLQWFREAYRLGAHTRLLQLTPLTFDPSLEQLIGALAAGGQVHLASSSELAAPEALAERIEQQAIGQLNATPTVIEDLLASREKIPSLETVIAGGDSLSDELKATILGKGYRLYNHYGPTECTIDVAAGGCHLEQPVTIGRPIDNTRISILNADLQPQPIGVAGEIYVGGRGLARGYWRDAALTAERFVPDPFGEGERLYRTGDVASWTPEGEIVFGGRSSTLVKVRGVRINPAEIERVLSGDPRIKEVAVAAYHNAIGEESLCLFVGGSDYSESEITDLLLQRLPHYFVPSRTVLVERLPRLDSGKVDNTQLRALASQLTVRAAYRAPETETEQIIAAIWADVLNVEQVGIDTDFFALGGHSLMATRVIYRIYEEFGIDINLRTFFESRTVAQLATVVEEQLLLTMEPEDLASIDQESGAAQDETPAS
- a CDS encoding D-2-hydroxyacid dehydrogenase; this encodes MDHQLAQQTILIASYLEPEHIERIRGVDARLHVIYEPDLLRPPRFPNDHIGQPIQRTPQQERRWRDLLGQADILFDFDHTHLDDLPELAPRLRWIQATSAGIGQLVKRLDYPSRLPNTVLTTASGVHAQPLAEFCLMAMLMFSKDLLRTLRDQARKHWSQYSVADLEGRTLLIVGVGKIGRELARLGQALRMNVIGIKRSVDGVDPATLFLDQVYGPESLHQLLPQAEYLVLITPHTPQTEQLIGEAELARLPRGAMLINIGRGALVDEPALIAALRSEHLGGAALDVFAEEPLPQSSPLWDLPNVLVSPHSGGTSDRENERIVDLFCDNLARWLAGEPLRNVFNPQTLY